From the genome of Flavobacterium luteolum, one region includes:
- a CDS encoding DHA2 family efflux MFS transporter permease subunit translates to MMLNDKEEKKEQNAVRLLPWVTAIAMFIQSLDGTILNTSLPSIAGDMGYSPTEMHSVIVTYTLTLAMFIPLSGWLADKFGTRTMFMIAVFLFIMGSLFCALSTDLKSFNMARVLQAVGASMMVPVARLAILYQYPKSELLKTMNFITVFGLLGMVAGPSLGGFLSDNLSWHWIFLVNIPIGIIGISMAYRIMPNFKHAVGRFDFRGLMYFSLALISITLVLELIGDERTHMIVILSLLFLSGLLSLFYYIHYKRTEKPIIDLHLLNIRTLKIGLIGSLITRLGIGGLPLLLPLMLQTSFGYSASVSGLLLLPSALSNVAVKPFMVSIIKFFGYRTVLISNTILLGIILIVLGFVTKETPLGYYILLMIFYGIFTSVQMSAMNTITLSDLDQDTASGGNTMLVIMQQLSVSFGVSVSSLALSLFQTGIFDLNTDKAFKYTFITLAIFTILSSYTFSKLSKTDGEGYM, encoded by the coding sequence ATGATGCTAAACGATAAAGAAGAAAAAAAAGAGCAAAATGCGGTTCGTCTGCTTCCTTGGGTAACAGCAATTGCCATGTTTATACAATCATTAGATGGCACTATTCTTAATACTTCGCTTCCTTCAATAGCTGGAGATATGGGATATTCCCCAACAGAAATGCACTCTGTTATTGTAACTTATACACTTACATTGGCAATGTTTATTCCGCTTTCTGGATGGCTGGCAGACAAATTTGGCACAAGAACGATGTTTATGATTGCTGTATTTTTATTTATTATGGGATCTTTATTTTGCGCACTTTCTACCGATTTAAAATCTTTTAATATGGCTCGAGTGTTGCAAGCAGTTGGAGCTTCAATGATGGTTCCAGTTGCACGATTGGCTATTTTATATCAATATCCGAAAAGCGAACTGCTCAAAACGATGAATTTTATAACCGTATTTGGATTGTTAGGAATGGTTGCGGGTCCAAGTCTAGGAGGGTTTCTTTCTGATAATTTAAGTTGGCATTGGATCTTTTTGGTGAATATTCCTATTGGTATTATCGGAATTTCGATGGCATATCGAATAATGCCAAATTTTAAACATGCCGTTGGAAGGTTCGATTTTAGAGGTTTGATGTATTTTAGCTTAGCGCTGATCTCTATCACTTTGGTCTTAGAACTTATAGGAGACGAAAGAACTCACATGATTGTCATTTTAAGTTTATTATTTCTATCTGGGCTTCTTTCACTTTTTTATTATATCCATTATAAAAGAACTGAAAAACCTATAATTGATTTACATCTTCTAAATATCAGAACTTTAAAAATTGGATTAATTGGCAGTTTGATCACCAGATTAGGAATAGGCGGATTACCGTTACTATTGCCACTTATGCTCCAGACAAGTTTTGGCTATTCGGCTTCTGTATCGGGACTATTGCTGTTGCCTTCGGCCTTGTCAAATGTAGCTGTAAAACCATTTATGGTAAGTATTATAAAGTTTTTTGGTTATAGAACAGTATTGATAAGCAACACCATTCTGTTGGGAATTATATTGATTGTTCTAGGTTTTGTAACAAAAGAAACGCCACTTGGCTACTATATTCTACTGATGATATTTTATGGAATTTTTACTTCTGTGCAAATGTCGGCAATGAATACCATAACACTTTCAGATTTGGATCAAGACACAGCGAGCGGAGGAAATACAATGCTGGTAATTATGCAGCAGCTTTCGGTAAGTTTTGGAGTTTCTGTTTCTAGTCTTGCACTTTCGTTATTTCAGACAGGTATTTTTGATTTAAACACAGACAAAGCATTTAAATATACTTTTATTACATTGGCTATTTTCACCATTCTGTCTAGCTATACCTTTTCTAAATTAAGTAAAACAGATGGAGAAGGGTATATGTAA
- a CDS encoding ABC transporter permease, with the protein MKVLGFILQKEFRQIFRDKTILAMMFFVPIFQLIILPLAANFEVKSVNIVYVDHDHSSYSQKLINKIGSSGYFHIVGAPSSYLEGLEFIEREDADLILEIPSGFERNLVREGSQKVNIAADAINGTKSNIGNAYLNVVLADFSNDLDIRYKLPPQSASVSPSLITLNSTNWYNPRAEYKYYMVPGILVLLLTLIGGFITALNIVKEKEIGTIEQINVTPIQKWQFILGKLIPFWIVGMIVFTVGLIVMYLIYGIFPQGSFLVLYLFAGVYLTALLGLGLLISTFADTQLQAMFIAYFFMMIFMLMSGFFTSTDSMPNWARIFSEFTPVTHFIKVVRLIVLKGSGLQEVGTELLYLLIFAIVLNALAIYNYRKTS; encoded by the coding sequence ATGAAAGTGCTGGGTTTTATATTACAGAAAGAATTTCGCCAGATATTTAGAGACAAAACCATACTGGCTATGATGTTTTTTGTTCCGATTTTTCAGCTCATTATTTTGCCTTTGGCTGCTAATTTTGAAGTGAAAAGTGTAAACATTGTTTATGTAGATCACGATCACAGCTCTTATTCTCAAAAATTAATTAATAAAATCGGTTCTTCAGGATATTTTCATATTGTTGGAGCTCCATCTTCTTACCTAGAAGGCTTGGAGTTTATTGAAAGAGAAGATGCGGACTTAATTTTAGAAATTCCTTCTGGATTTGAACGAAACTTGGTAAGAGAAGGCAGTCAGAAAGTAAATATCGCCGCAGACGCCATTAATGGAACGAAATCAAATATCGGAAATGCTTATTTAAATGTTGTCTTGGCAGATTTTAGCAACGATCTTGATATACGGTATAAATTACCGCCACAATCTGCTTCTGTTTCACCATCCTTAATTACTTTGAACAGTACAAATTGGTACAACCCGAGAGCAGAATATAAGTACTATATGGTTCCAGGAATCCTAGTTTTACTCCTCACTTTGATTGGCGGATTTATTACGGCACTAAATATTGTAAAAGAAAAAGAAATTGGTACAATTGAACAGATTAATGTAACGCCAATTCAGAAATGGCAATTTATTCTAGGCAAACTCATTCCTTTTTGGATTGTCGGAATGATTGTATTTACAGTAGGCCTTATCGTAATGTATTTGATTTATGGAATTTTTCCGCAAGGAAGTTTCTTAGTATTATATCTTTTTGCGGGAGTTTATTTAACGGCTCTATTAGGATTAGGACTTTTGATTTCAACATTTGCAGATACACAATTGCAAGCTATGTTTATTGCTTATTTCTTTATGATGATTTTTATGCTCATGAGCGGTTTCTTTACTAGTACCGACAGCATGCCGAATTGGGCAAGAATTTTTTCAGAATTTACTCCTGTTACGCATTTTATAAAAGTGGTTCGGCTTATTGTTTTGAAAGGAAGTGGATTACAAGAAGTGGGGACAGAGCTTCTGTACTTGCTTATTTTCGCCATTGTACTAAATGCATTGGCTATTTATAACTATAGAAAAACAAGTTAA
- a CDS encoding ABC transporter permease, whose amino-acid sequence MKRLLAFIRKEFYHVFRDQRTLLILFGLPVVQIILFGFALSSEVKNIGIAIQDNSHDLHTEKMIRKIQSSSYFHVENPILNYNDIENRFKDGTIKCAVIFPSNFGSDVQRLGGAKIQVIADASDPNTATIVTNYLNAIIRDYQQELNPSAKLNYQIIPELRQLYNEEQNGSLNFIPGVIALIFMIVSTALTSVAVVREKELGTMEILLVSPFSPIMVLIAKAIPYLVLSIINFILIILLSVYLLDVEIKGSFLLLFAESILFIITCLSLGLLISNVTDSQQTAMLISMMGMMLPTLLLTGFMFPLENMPWIFQAISHLIPSHYYYIIVKAVMLKGLGFSYIWKETLILAVMTVVLLTISLKKFKIRLS is encoded by the coding sequence ATGAAAAGATTATTGGCTTTTATCCGAAAAGAATTTTATCATGTTTTCAGAGATCAAAGAACGCTTTTGATTCTCTTTGGACTTCCTGTTGTTCAGATTATTCTTTTTGGTTTTGCTTTGAGCAGTGAAGTCAAGAATATCGGAATTGCCATTCAGGATAATTCACACGATCTTCATACTGAAAAAATGATAAGAAAGATACAGTCCAGTTCTTATTTTCATGTCGAAAATCCGATCTTGAATTACAATGATATTGAAAACAGATTTAAAGATGGAACGATAAAATGTGCAGTTATTTTTCCATCCAATTTTGGTTCAGATGTGCAGCGTCTTGGAGGAGCAAAAATTCAGGTAATTGCAGATGCATCAGACCCCAATACGGCAACAATTGTGACCAATTATCTGAACGCCATTATTAGAGATTATCAGCAGGAACTAAATCCGTCTGCGAAATTAAATTATCAAATAATTCCTGAGTTAAGACAGCTTTATAACGAAGAGCAAAACGGTTCGCTTAATTTTATTCCAGGCGTAATTGCCTTGATTTTTATGATTGTTAGCACAGCTTTGACTTCTGTTGCTGTTGTGCGTGAAAAAGAGTTAGGAACTATGGAAATTTTACTTGTGTCGCCTTTCAGTCCCATAATGGTTCTAATCGCTAAAGCAATTCCGTATTTAGTGCTTTCTATAATCAATTTCATCTTGATTATTCTTCTTTCGGTATATCTGCTGGATGTAGAAATTAAAGGGAGTTTCTTGCTTCTTTTTGCAGAGAGTATTTTGTTTATTATCACTTGTCTTTCTCTTGGTTTGCTTATCTCAAACGTAACCGATTCGCAACAGACCGCAATGCTTATATCCATGATGGGAATGATGCTGCCAACTTTACTGCTTACAGGATTTATGTTTCCGTTAGAAAATATGCCTTGGATATTTCAGGCTATTTCTCATTTAATTCCGTCTCATTATTACTATATCATTGTAAAAGCTGTAATGCTCAAAGGTTTGGGGTTTTCTTACATCTGGAAGGAAACTTTAATATTGGCTGTAATGACTGTTGTATTGCTGACAATATCTTTGAAGAAATTTAAAATTAGACTGTCATGA